TTGAGTCAGTCATCATTTgtaattcagattttttaaaaggatggagAAAGGGTTTTTAGTAAAATCAACCAGTTAGGTGActcagtagaaagaacactgggcctagaatcaggaaagcttgagttcacatctggcctttAACatatactgtgtgaccctggcaaagtCCTTTAACTTATTtgtctttggggcagctaggtggcgcagtggatagagcaccagccttgaattcaggaggacccgagttcaaatctgatctcagacacttaacacttcctagctgtgggaccctgggcaagtcacttaaccccagcctcagggaaaacaaaattaaaaaaaaaaatttttttttggtacatttgTCTTTACtccttgaaaaaggaaataacaaaccagtATGTTTACCTAGAAAACCTCATGGATAAAGTGACCTACAGGGTCACTTTAACCTCTATGTATACTACTACTGAGcaacagcagcaaaaaaaaaaaaaaaaaaaaaaaaaaaaaaaaaatcaatacatgtCAACAGAATCTGACAGACAGCAGTATTCTACAGTTACAAGCCCCTGTCTTTTCAAAAAAGCAAGTGGGGTACAATCTTGTCAGCTCTTCTCCCGAGCCAAGTTTCTTGGGGATCATTGTCATTGTTCTATCCACTTAGATTGTtgtaatcattatatatttccccctagttttgcttattttactttgcaatCACAATTGCAAATAtatcttcccatgcttctttgaattcttcatgttaatattttttttggtaCTATATATATTCTATGATATTCCTTCCAAACCCAATGTCCTGTTCTCAAACTGCATTCTCCTTGATCTCTCTTCAGACTTTGATATTGTTCTTTCTTCTtgactctctcttctctctgtgttttGGGGACAATACTCTCTCCTGATTTTCTTCCTGCCTATCTGATtgcttcttctctgtctcctttgctggattctcTTTTGTTGAGGTTCAGAAGGAGACCCCAAGATGTTGGAGTCAACATATTCATGCTTcaaagtatctcaaaagaattgtcaggcttgaatccatctcccaagtcaagggacaaagtttgTTGTAATTGAAATGCCAATTGAAGCAGgataagttccaaaaggatttggcaaagaaccaggagcaagaagaaaaatttataggaaaagacagagcgatccagttcttcatgtcactgaAATGTTAATTTTATGACCCAGAGATAGTGCTGAAaagtggtctattcactattgtctcaggaacttggttttcactgaccagcagattatTTTTGTAGGTCTATCCTGAGACTGGATGACTTTAGAATCATTggcagacagattgttagaacaatagaaCTCTTAAGATCAGGGGAGGATCACTACTATATTTCCCTGTATCTCCTTCACTTCTAGATCATACACTCTAATAATGTAAGTATTCCTCAGAATTCTGTCTTGGGTCCATTTGGTGATCTCATagatttaattactatttttgaAGATAACTCTCAAATCTACCTCTCCAGGCCAAAATACTCTTAATTGACCTACAGTCTCAAATCTCCAATTGCCTTTTAGACATCTCCATCTGGGATATCCAGTAGAAaacttaaactcaacatgtccaaaactgaactcattatttctttcctcaaattctgtccctctcctcccccccccccccacttccctaTTACTAGAGAGGGCAATATCTTTTTCCTAATTGTTTAGGTTTAAAACATAGAAGTCACTCTGGATTTCATTACTCATTTTCTAAAAATGCTGGACTCCTCATTATCTcttatcttccccctcccccccaaaaaaatatgcAAGTTGTTGCCAAGACCTGTTGATTTCACTTTAGCAAGATCTCTAGAATACAGGGTTTCTCCTCTCTTGTGACATTGCCATCACCGTAATGTAGACTCTTGTTACTTTACACAGTAATATTGCAATAGTGGGTCTATCTTCTTCAGTCAGACTTCTGGTGGGTCTACCTGCCTCTAGTGTCTATCTTTTCtggtccatcctccattcagctactaaagtaattttcctaaaatgcaggtctgatTACGTCTCACTCCTTAACCCCCAACTCAGTAAATTCCATTGGCATATTGCCTCAAATGTTCTTTATAACCTGTCCTCCTCCCATTTCTAAATCTTCTCATACCTTGCTCCTCAATACATACCCTTTAATCTAACTTCCTAACAAGAACAAGATACTCTCATCTCTGGCATTTTCTCTCactgcctaacacatagtaggtgcttagtaaatgtttattgatttattcaaATGCCACACTTTGTAGCCATTTTctcattgatgggcatcccagATTTTTTCCACTTCTTAAGTCCTGAGAATCTATGAAATGCTTTATGAGGTACCATATTAGGATAAATGCTAATTGATGAAGGTATAAGTATATAGTTAGTTCTATTAGAGttgggagaatttttaaaatattgacaaTGACCCCTTAATTTTATCAGAGGTATTACTTAACTTTTCCTTATTTGGATCTTGAGAGGCTACTttataataatttacataattaaaCAAGAGCTATTTTGTAATAAGAGAATACAGATATTTCTATCTGttcatataggtatatatgtgctTATCTATATGCACATAGATAAGCacacatacgtatatatacatatctacacatattttaaatttcaggTAGTGGCAGAGGTACAAGAGACTATGGATGAACTTTTTCAGTCATATGGTAAGGAAAACCCAGAGACAGAAATGGTGGATTTCTGGCAATCTCAGGTATGTATCTGTTAagtaattattaataacaataactacCTAATAATGTCTTATAAGGTATATGGAATGTCCTAAAAATCTTAGTGTAGTTTTCAGctattaaaaactattaatagtTAAAAACCacactaagaaaactattagcattttgACCTTAccaaaagattaagaaaattatactaatataaagtttttgaaatttttcatttctttttactttgcaaatgaataaaaaactgaCTGATCTTTTTTTAAGAATGTTTTTCAAGGATCTCTGGTTTCATCACTCTGCTGGTGCAAATTTCAGGCCCTCTATACACTAGTAGACAGACTTCTGGGTTGCTATATCTGGAAATACTCATCATTTCTAGGTCAGTCTTCTGGCGATTCCAGTCTCTTCTCACCTAACTAGACTAGTCCTGAGCCCATATCCTTTCATTTTGGTTATATCAGAGCATGCTCTTTGCTTGCCTAATGTTCTAAAACCCAGAGACACCTCTAGACCTCAGCAGtagttggatttttttcaatcaatagttatttattgATCATTTCCACATCCCACTACTATAAGATACAAAGAATACAGCTCCTACCTTTAGTTCCTACTCTTCCTCTAAGAGATTAATTTCCAATAGCCTATGCATTGCAAAAGATTCCAAGTTCAAATTGGTACTACCCAGAATATATAAAACACCATTTCAATCTTGTCCCCAAGACTTTTGCCGCTGATGTCTTCTGATTTCTGAATAATGTGGtttgttctttctttgtatattgaTCTCAATTTGAAATATAACAACAAACACACACCATCAGATAAATTTTAAGTCAGCCAGAGAATTAATAGAGTCCCAGGGCATTATCTGGGGGCACTCAAAATGCTTTGTTTAAAGTTAAATCTGAcatctttataataaaaaaaccaTAAATAGCTAGAATTGTTCATATTAATTTGACTTTAGGATCATTTGAAGATACcagataatttactttttttgtgtttgtaacatacctatatatatatatatatatatatatatatacaaatattatcatttttactaAAAAGGAAGCTTTGTATAGTAGATAAATGGgccttaaaatcaggaaaacctagaaTCCCACTTAGACACATTGGATCTGCAATCCTGGTAAACTTTAACATTTCAATGCCCCAGGCAACCCTCTTAAGATTATTAAGTGGCAAAACACTTGCTAACCTGAATTGATAGAGGAAATTTCCTATAAATCCAgatcctttctcccctcctcccaaaaaagtaatttattaatgattttacATGTAGGAAATGGTaatgtttgcttttaaaaattatttgaaggcACATTTCTAAGGAAAAATCAACTGCTTCTCATTCTATTTCAGTTTCAATGCTGTGGTGTTAAAAACTACACTGACTGGATTAATAGAGAGTGGTTCAACCGCACAGGAAATAACAGTGTCCCTCAGAGTTGCTGCAAACAAGAATTTAAGAATTGCAGTGGACTCCTCAGTGAGCCTCAAGAACTGAACACAGAGGTAAGGCTCACCTTGAATCcaaaaaaacatttctattctTCTAGATATTTTGCCTGGAGAAATGATACATCTGATTTGGGGAGTGGAATGGGAGAGGGTAGACTGTACCAGACCAGTTATTTCACTGATTATATAGGAAATTTTCCTTTGAAGAAACTCTTTGTCAGTGCATATTGGCAACAGTTTGGGAATCTATTATCCTGGAGAGTTGACAAGGCatggagagattaagtgacttatgctTGGCCATGGGTCAGTAGGTTTCAGAGATCTGACTGAcaatcaggtcttcctaactctgaggccatctctccttcctttatgCCTTGCTGCTTCTTTGTGAGCCTGATTTTATATGTTAAAGTCCAACTTGACCGTTTTTGCATGTGGGCAAATGATCAATAAGGAAACAATGCCCCCTTAAAGGATTGATGGTTGTAGATTTGATATGTATTCCTTAATCCAAATGAAAACTATATGGAGttagaaaaaattatacataGTTTATCCCCTACCCACCCCCAAACTATTTCATacaatttgtaatttttctctagTGTTAATATTTCCTCATAGATAATGACCCTCTGAAACTCTATAGAATGATTAATAGAAGGGTCATAAATTGTATgagattttttaaagagagaaatattcCTAGAAGAAATGGCAAGAAATAGGACTCCTCCTGtcatatgttattatattatgttagACACTTACACTACAATACAATTAACTAAAAGAGTGAATATGATTGCTTCCAAGCTAGTTCAATAACTTCCTAAGAGATGATATGTTTGGAgatgtttctttattttaaaatattttttacaaactTAAAATACCCCCAAAAAGGagcattttaatatatacatatagcagAACACAAAAGAGTATTTTATATGAAATCAGGAATATCTATTTCATATGCTTGCTTTTTTATCAAGTATATATACAGTGCTACATTTCATGTGGTACCTTTCAAACTATCCTACTTAGCTTTATTTCTGAGCTTTCTATTGTTTTCATCTGTACATTTAAAAAGAGTTATTATAGCCTCCTTTTTTGGTCATCTCTGTTGCTAGGCTTTCTTCcccctttaatttcttcttttccccattaaaagctgagggggaaaaaagaggctTGTAACAAACAGTCAAGTAAAATTAACCCACCCAGTGACCATggcaaatatgtgtgtgtatgtttatatatatttttttcctgcacTTTAAATCAATCACCTTTTTAACAGGTGggtaatgcatttaaaaaaacattctgagaagggattcttTAGGCTTCATGAAACTGCCAGACAgttctacaatggaaaaaaaagtttttaaaaaaagttttgtggcTCTTTATTATTTTGATCAAAGTTTTGAAggctttcaaatttgtttttctttataatgtttctgTGCTTGTATAAACTGTGCCCTGGGCTCTGATCACTTCATCCTGCATCAGTTTTTACTATCCAGAATTCTGTGAAATATCatgtcttttgtcatttctttatgGTACAgttaatatttctctaaaataGTTATCTATAAGACCATTAAAGGCACTTCCAGTCAATTCCTTTTGAGTTTGATGTATTTCTATACCAGCTGTGTGGATATGAGTGTGTGCAAGCCTTGAATGTTTCAGAAAAGGTGATGCTCATCTACTGTCCACTCTTCTCTGAACTCCTACTTCTATGTTTATTTACTTTTGAGAAATGAGTTCtactcccttcttctcttttacattaatttattaatttataatttattgtaatttattaattacatttaaTTGTAATGTAGCTTTATcatcctcccttctcttttcttctaaaaaCCCTTATAACAACCAACGCATctttatgtaatttaaaaaaattgtcatcGTCTAAAGTTCTGAGTAATATGTGTTTGTTGTTCTCTTATTAAAAGGCATTAAAAGCATCTTAAACAATTCCTTCCAATTGCACAAATAAATTTACCTTCCTATGTTTTTCTGGattcatatttgtattttaaagttcCTACTAAGTTTTGATtgtttcatcagaaatgctttgaagttttttattccacaaaaggttcattttctccctttagGATCAATCATATTTAAGCTTTTCagggtaaattattcttgtttGTAAATCTGTTACCTTTAGTCATTTGGAATTCAATAGTCTATATCTTTTCTTATGTTTGGTGATCATTCTAACTGTTATTCCTTGGTacttgaactgtttctttttggGTGGTTTGTAGGACAGTTTTCCTTTCTATATCTTGACTTTTCCCCATTGCAGATTTCATATATTgcaggttggcataagaaattaatgGGAATGTtttgggagttttgcagaagccacaggACAACATGTGAAAGATAGCAGCTAATGCATCTTGGAAGGGATAATTGTGTTCCCCCCCGCCCCCCTTTAACATGGAAGTCTCTGGATTTCCCAGCATTCTTGGGAGATTTTCCCTTTGAAGTTTCCTTCAGGAGGTGATCAGATTTACTTTGTCCTCTGGATTTAGTACAGACGTTCATATTCATAGTGCATGAACTTGTTTTTACTATTTCAATAATtgcatttcaataaaattggtttcttttgtaatcctagtattttattttatgcattaaaaaaaacaaaacattctgagaaggggtccttAGGCTTCATGAAATTGCCAGTTctgcaacagaaaaaaaaaaagtttaaaaactactGTTCTAATACATTTTTGGCAGTTTTCATTATTTATTGAAATGTATTATGAagcttttagaaagaaatttatcatTTCAGGGAGTCTTAAATTTGTCTCTCATGAAATTTTCAAGGAAGTTGTTTTTGATACAGAAaactcatcttttcttttaaaacttgatCTTGTTCTAATATTCCTTATTGTATAAAGTCATTGTTTCCTCTTTGATCTATTCTAGGTTTTAGGGGATTCCATGTCTTCTGTAGTATTTACCATTTCTCTTTTAAGCTATTTATTATCCTTCCAATTATTTTCTCCAGAACTTatatttcatctttcatttcCTGTTTAATTTTCATAGTCTTTGtggaaaatctatttttttcttttaaatatttgcatAGCCATAATACACAACAATCAATCAATAGCAACAAGCATGGGTAACTAACAAAACAAAGTTAGCTATTTACAAAAAGAACACctgtgtgagagaaagaaagagagaaaacacaGCTTTACCCATTAGCatatacataaaactaaaaacagACACTATTATAGCAAATTAAACAATCTAGTAAAATAAGCACAATAGCAAAATAAGAAACAAGCATACTCAAAGATATAATGATACATATGTATAGTAGTAAACATAGGTAATTACATTCAAGACACGTTTCACAGGAGCAGTTCTtgttgcctaaaaaaaaaaaggtgtaacTATGTCTTCATAGTTACTAGTAACAATATAACTTGacctagattttggtcaaatagACTTAGTTTTCTTGTTAATGACTGATCCTCTAGACCAGAACTAATAGATTGTGGTATGAGCTAACCAAGAGGATCATTATAGACTAGAGTGTCCACACTTATCTAATTGGTTGCCAGTACATTATTGCTTCATTGATTGAATCTGTATCTAATAGAATCTCTAGCAATTGGCAAGAAAAAAGTTGGTCTGGGTTCAATTCTCTTGCCTTTATAACAATACACATTATCTCCTTCATTGAATACTTCACTTTCAGTGCTCATATCTGGATCAGGAATTCTTTGTATATCAGATTAAGGAGTCCTGTActaatggccttttttttttttttttaggggggggggtGCCTCAGGTTATATCTTGTTATGTTTATTCCAGATAAACAGAGGTATGCTATGCTTTAATATAATATAGGGACTTCGATTTTACCACATAGGGAAGAGATCCACAGGGCAACATAAAGGTTTGGGGAAAATGCCTTGGGTGGGGGGGTGTCTTAAGTCTTTCtaggtatttcatttttttcttctcaccagGGTTGTGCTGGGGTAATGGAATTACGCATAAAGGAACTTATCAATTACATCATGATTGTCATCCTAGGATTTGCTGTTGTAAAGGTATTTGCCTGaattttctagatgaattttcTCTAAAAGTACCTTATTCAGAGTTGTAACTAAGATGTTATGACTAGAATATTGCCCAAAATGTTGGCATTTAAGGAATGCCTCCATCCCATAGTGGCCCAGAAACTACAGTTCCATGCTATTATgtatttcttgtttccttcccaTTGCCTTGGCATCACAAGGTACCACCTTCCAAGGCTCATCTTCTCCGCCAAAGTCCATTAGACTATctatactttaatttttaagataaagAATAAGTTCCTGGATTAAGAATCAggataaatcttttaaaataaatattgtataaaatatCATAGTAGCATTTAACAACAGTGAGAATATATCAGAAGAGATAGGCAAAGAACTCCAAAAAATGAAGCACAAAGGAGTGCTTGCTGAGTCCTGCAGTTCTTTCTTGgtgtatttactttaaaaatgtaaatgagtcCCTgagaaatccttttctttttcagttttttggaaTGCTGAGCATCTTAGTGATTGCAtgcaagaaagaagagaatggcTACCAACCTTTGAACTCTGGAGTGTTTGCTTGAAAAGACATGAGAAAATGAAACTTCACTGAATCATTCAAACACAAGTGGCTTTTACAGACTGACCCCAAAGAATATTAAAACCCTatggataaatatttttattcatatggaCTGAAGATGATAAGCTCTGGAATTTGTCATTCCTTACCACTCTATTCTCTCTTCCCACTCTGACACACAATCAGCAATGTACATGAAAAAATAAGACTTGATTAATTGGATTTACATTTAAGTCCCCTAGAATTaatatgatctgaaaaaatacatTAATGGGGGACAGTTATAGTTCCACAGGAATAGTGCTATAAATGAGCGACAGATGTAATACTGGGGATTTGGGTCTTGATGGTGAAATTCTATATGATTATGACAACTTTATGACTATTGGGACttagcttttaaaattatgaaatatttcaaCTGTACCTGGGGCTCAAATTGGCACATCATACACCTAATTGGGTTGTTTAGAACACTAAATTAAGTTATAACAAAATTGTTAAAATGCTAAcctattgattttatttgattcagTTGTATTGTTTTGACAAAAGATTATCACTGATGCTCTCAGTGTGAAAGACATACCCAATTTTACTGTCACAAAATTATATGTCACAGAATTACAAATCAAAAAGAGTTCAAAGAGATTTCAGAGTCATTCTAAATCTAACTTATTGGTATTTGAGAATCCTCTTGAACAACATTCACTTTAGAGAATAAGTTTTTTAGGAAAGAGAATAGCCGaaacttttttttcacattatgtAAAAGTTGTCTTGTTAGAtgagttcttttattttaaatgtaacattCCTGTAACCGTACTTTTCAAGCAGCAAAGAAAGGAAATGTGAATTGAGTTTAAAACATTCTAAAGTTTTTCTTGCTAAGGATGATAGGCTGATTAGGTCATTCTGGTTAACTATCAATTCTTTTGTTAACAAATTATagacttttctttcccctttttttctagctttccttttttcttcttcctctcccattgTCCAGATGTTTAAACAATTCTAATATGATTACCATGAAAGGTTaatcctagtttcttttttctatcctgAACTAGTTCACCTttatttggatttaaaaaaaaaaagtggccctCTGTCCTGAGGGGCTTTCCACATTGGTACCAGACTTAATGTGGACACCTGATTCACCCTGAGAGGTCCACCAATCTTAATCTCCCCAGCTAGTACCATTCTGCTTGGCCAAATTTTAGCCATGTTTATGTTCACAATTGTCCTGTATCTTTCATCTCATTTTGGATTTTGAAATATGAAGATTTATTTAGActcatatacatagataaatcaATTACAATGTTTATCAGATTACAATAAAATGTTTCTTAAGGACTTATGACTACCTGAAAAACAGACTTTAATACACTTTTCTCCTAAGGAAATAGACTTCTTTTATATGAGAAGATTTTATCTTAAGATTAGTagcttaaactttttttttttttaaagatatggatACCTTTTAGATTTTAGACAGTTATAAAAAGACCTCTGTGGCTTTCAGAGTTCAggttttaaattattcatttacttttgaaGTATTAGAGAGttagaattattttatatgaagcTGATACTTTAGATAACAAAAAACCCAGCAAttgtcttaaataaaatatatgtagaggCTTTCTAAACAATGTTCTATTAAAGGAATAAGTTGCTTTGCACATAATTTCTCATGTTTCTCCTGGCTAATTGTGCAATTATTCTTATTCTGATATCTCTGGTATGTCACtaggtaattaattttttttatgtaaaCTTTCATGTACTGAGCACTATCTTTACTAATTCTTGAAAAATGACCTTGGAGAGTAATTTTAACaaactaataaaatatataacatctaaatatattttcaattacTGTTTCCTTATTCTCAtggatacattaaaaaaaagagttaaaatatgTGTCAAACTTATATGTCACTAGGACACATGAATACAAGCATAATAATGAACATTAATTGGGGTTCTAATATCTGTagcatggtgcagtggaaagagtttTGGAGTAGGAGGACCTGGATTCATATCCAATTCCATGTGAACCCTGGCTAAATCAATCTTCTTACTTCTATAattgagggggttggactagatggtctctaaaatCCTTTTCAACTCTCAATCCATTAACTAAAtataaattttgcttttatttagcttcataatttctcattttattttatttttaaaattaattttatcattataatttttgacagtacatatgcaatttctcattttatagaacacAAAATTATAATCATTAGATATGTGATATCAATTGatattaagtgcttatttatGGAACACTAGTCATTTAATTGGGGTCCTAATAACTACACCTGAGGATTAATGTGttggggattttttaaaaagcaaaagcttCTTTAACAAGTACATattctattattgttctataagagaaatgatcagcaggataatttcagaaaggcctggagagatgctgagtgaaatgaggaggaccaggagatcattatatacttcaataacaatactatatgatgatcaattctgatggacatggctttcttcaataatgagaatgaaccaaatcagttccatttgttcaataatgaagataaccagctacacccagtgaaagaactctgggaaatgagtgtgaaccacaacatagcatttccaatctctctgtttttgtttgcttgcatttttgatttccttctcaggttcaTTTTACCTTATTTACCGATTTTCTGaaaatcagtgtgtgtgtgtgtgtgtgtgtgtgtgtgtgtgtgtgtgtgtgtgtgtgtgtgtgtatagtatttaacatatactttaacatatttaatatgtattggtctacctgccatctgggggagggagtggggggaaggaggggaaaagttagaacagaaggttttacagttgtcaatgctgaaaattacccatgcatatatcttgtaaataaaaagctataataataatacaagagagagatagaaagagaaaatgtttcaatctgcatttagacccAACCAGTTcctctctgggtatggataggatttttcatcacaagtttttcagagtagtcatggatactactgagaatagcaaagtcattcacagctggtcatcccagaacattgctattattttgtatatatagtacatttcTCTTTGCTTGCATTCATGGAgtattttccagttgtttttgtttttgtttttgtttttctttttttcctgagagcctCCTGAAAAGTGAGACGGAAAGTCTGAACTCAAGACTCCAATTCCATTCACTGACAGAAATGAATGTTTTCCCATTCTACATTAGTTATTTCTAATAGTATAATGATTTTAATAGTCCCTCCCCCTTACCTCCTGTGTCATTTATCTCCTATAACAAAccatatatgaatattattaaacatttacttttcCAGCCTTTTAAACCTAACTGATTAACATGCTATTCCTATACCTGCGTTAAAATGACTTTCCTTCCTATAATCTAGATATATTCCCTCTCCTTAAAGTTCATTCACAACTATGTAGAAGGCAATATTATATGTTCTGTTAAATAATATCCTTTAAATACCTAATCCTTCATTTACTTTTGAGGGAAGTAAATTCAACTGTGGAATGTCCAGAAAAGTATATACGTAGGAATGTGGTGGTCCTCTCCTTAAATCTGAATTTTTTGGGGAAGTCTTTTTTGTGACAGACCTTTGGCTATAATCCTTCCCCTTTCCAACTCTCTTACGAAA
This sequence is a window from Sminthopsis crassicaudata isolate SCR6 chromosome 1, ASM4859323v1, whole genome shotgun sequence. Protein-coding genes within it:
- the LOC141549651 gene encoding tetraspanin-36-like, whose amino-acid sequence is MAAMDCGMITSKTVLLLLSVIFLAAGATLGFVGGRFISSYEDFDAFFRDEQILLPAVIIIIVAGVMLFLGVTGCFVTIKESQIGLRFFLAILLLMFITEAAAFILGFIYRERVVAEVQETMDELFQSYGKENPETEMVDFWQSQFQCCGVKNYTDWINREWFNRTGNNSVPQSCCKQEFKNCSGLLSEPQELNTEGCAGVMELRIKELINYIMIVILGFAVVKFFGMLSILVIACKKEENGYQPLNSGVFA